A part of Aegilops tauschii subsp. strangulata cultivar AL8/78 chromosome 2, Aet v6.0, whole genome shotgun sequence genomic DNA contains:
- the LOC109758734 gene encoding cysteine proteinase inhibitor 8-like, which produces MATCSQLLLALAVVAAAVDCTAAFDQDHTPFKPIPDLSVPRIQELGRWAVQQHNDQTGDRLTFTRVNGGQFQIVAPALNYLLDIDATNVDGTASTHTALIFVQYWTNTQRLDSFN; this is translated from the coding sequence ATGGCGACCTGCAGCCAGCTCCTCCTCGCGCTCGCCGTCGTTGCCGCCGCTGTTGATTGCACGGCGGCGTTTGATCAGGATCACACGCCGTTCAAGCCGATCCCTGACCTCTCCGTCCCGCGCATCCAGGAGCTCGGTCGATGGGCCGTGCAGCAGCACAATGATCAGACGGGCGACCGCCTGACGTTCACCAGAGTGAACGGCGGGCAGTTCCAGATTGTGGCGCCGGCGCTCAACTACCTGCTTGACATTGATGCGACGAACGTCGACGGCACGGCCAGCACGCACACCGCCCTCATCTTCGTGCAGTACTGGACCAACACGCAACGGCTCGACTCTTTCAACTGA
- the LOC109758736 gene encoding uncharacterized protein, which produces MQGYWPGEVGLAARDFRGVAGCGARAAGRGSRRKPGARRGRMPCSSSRNLVLEEALKGEAFKKRYDEWMARYHRTYKEEAMKKRFEEWMAKYHRTYKDDEEKARRYELFKDCAKMVDKLNVFPGGATTNNFCDYSEDERQASLGAE; this is translated from the exons ATGCAGGGCTACTGGCCAGGTGAGGTGGGGCTCGCGGCCAGGGACTTCAGAGGCGTGGCCGGGTGCGGCGCGCGTGCAGCAGGACGTGGTAGCAGAAGGAAGCCCGGCGCACGGCGAGGCCGTATGCCGTGCAGCAGCA GTCGCAATCTTGTTCTTGAGGAGGCCCTGAAGGGGGAAGCCTTCAAGAAGAGGTATGATGAGTGGATGGCCAGGTATCACCGCACATACAAGGAGGAAGCCATGAAGAAGAGGTTCGAGGAGTGGATGGCCAAGTACCATCGCACCTACAAGGACGATGAGGAGAAGGCGCGGCGCTATGAGCTATTCAAGGACTGTGCCAAGATGGTTGATAAGCTTAACGTGTTTCCAGGTGGGGCGACCACAAACAACTTTTGCGACTATTCTGAGGACGAGAGGCAAGCCAGCTTAGGGGCCGAGTAA